The following are encoded in a window of Candida dubliniensis CD36 chromosome 4, complete sequence genomic DNA:
- a CDS encoding sister chromatid cohesion protein, putative (Similar to S. cerevisiae SCC2;~In S. cerevisiae: subunit of cohesin loading factor (Scc2p-Scc4p), a complex required for the loading of cohesin complexes onto chromosomes; involved in establishing sister chromatid cohesion during DSB repair via histone H2AX) produces the protein MCIYRNKKKHTKKKKQKKFGNTNSTSLPTMSSDNDLKHALAVTPFAHMVPKQGLYGLVCPSPLPQVESPDTKHGIKQIDLDSEEVMTLLGNDLLEANDPAVFFREFSKTHHPTSSPIPLASTELQLLKSPIHYVNPLSTSVQCPRLSVRKKYNPTEMDHHNKTYEKKFNKASTSELKVKRPSPPPPAPETARKLVKLAPTTPNLTDLLDNKSFEEILGLINAPGIDLNIDQSKRVLSVCKSYLSTTKDHTSASLSACVCIATIMNKNVFNMSFRVDDTFTEVGACVYRFVHTILPDSSDLDISNLCKLLRELGFIGTGALCDEDSLTKLEISAIHILFEESFPTNDFSSLRHAAASFITDVYHGCHTQRRFLLNELSTNFLRLPTKKTEARNYRTHRGFNISVFTTVAIKFSQEEDDANVLAGELISRVTTNFDTTAKSLLELLVEDLIQLLRFCEWAASAALLSGLANAMLTTNTPQSEVFFLELLGTICANVYDIKKHMGPTIYQELSDECTRYGTETDVVYMTKMFGSSKKSYIELLLHDLDKFCNSFLTSLCKWLNSPKIKLKTKAVKVLSLLSDKQPNLLNSKVLQSALSARLCDDATSVRDAVYEFIGKYIKAHPKEADNFHTSLCNALSDEGVSVRKKAIRLTKEIYPMFSKTSRISIAAKMLKRLNDEEESIQKEAASMLVGCWMTPSNQAISEMITLAMSHHKTQEALQTFLDGYVLQENSVDFLIDTLLDMVGDDSSSKEGPLLLLSVCSTSKPQLVGQDQLIALQPFLTDSNNITTKSYQYGLRILKSVLPLISSLRPQFIDPVQEFLFAKLTKMTKKELHEAVPSLWQLCKIKSDFTKLVNAVISTMKMIWKYKSEPDVRLAKLIQLLACLVKHCDLEPFHDMFLKANLGLKKNETVVSLAVKYILTFCDKSSSVRSSAVTNLLVACSNSPRILMSPPVLTVFDQSLDSTPETIKSLLQTMIDFIQERDKVSVAATTSLEDIVDDACPGLVQRYIERILALSLADKGQLAYLPFQFVQVALDLGFANPKICISTIIALEASLETIVHCSAVAMHQKLFDKHESLVDSNYHESIRKAYDAGLTSPSFFNSIYTIIYRSKTSRNKFLIALTKVLTLGNARFLLFCVNRIAATNFKFTEDVLVVLTHLQDQIRVDGADLDQPQAISICALIELYRHLTTAYKISDEQVEAYATGASDIDSKHPIKTKTHDRLDLTWITENLNNPSCLAECVETITKFT, from the coding sequence ATGTGTATATACaggaataaaaaaaaacatacaaaaaaaaaaaaacaaaaaaaatttggcaACACGAACTCTACTTCTTTACCAACCATGTCTTCAGACAACGACCTTAAACATGCATTGGCAGTGACTCCATTTGCACATATGGTGCCGAAACAGGGACTATACGGACTTGTGTGTCCCCTGCCCTTACCACAAGTTGAATCGCCAGACACCAAGCATGGCATCAAACAGATAGATCTAGACAGCGAGGAGGTAATGACATTACTAGGCAACGACTTGCTAGAAGCCAATGATCCAGCAGTGTTCTTTCGAGAGTTCCTGAAAACCCACCACCCTACCTCCTCCCCCATACCGCTAGCCTCCACTGAATTGCAACTCCTCAAATCCCCTATCCACTACGTCAACCCTCTATCTACGTCCGTGCAGTGCCCACGCTTATCGGTTAGAAAGAAATACAACCCAACCGAAATGGaccaccacaacaagaCCTAcgaaaagaaattcaatAAGGCCTCAACAAGCGAACTCAAAGTGAAACGgccatcaccaccaccacccgCCCCTGAAACTGCCCGAAAACTAGTCAAACTTGCCCCCACAACCCCAAATCTAACCGATCTACTTGACAACAAATCCTTTGAAGAAATACTAGGCTTGATCAACGCACCGGGAATCGACCTCAACATAGACCAGTCCAAACGCGTGTTGTCGGTCTGCAAGTCCTACCTATCGACCACCAAAGACCATACACTGGCTTCCTTATCTGCATGTGTGTGTATTGCCACAATTATGAACAAAAACGTATTCAACATGTCGTTCCGTGTTGACGATACCTTCACCGAAGTGGGGGCCTGCGTGTACCGGTTTGTCCATACCATCTTGCCAGACTCGTCGGACTTGGACATCCTGAATCTTTGTAAATTGCTAAGAGAACTTGGTTTTATCGGTACAGGAGCGCTTTGCGACGAAGACTCACTCACCAAACTCGAAATATCCGCCATCCACATCCTTTTTGAAGAGCTGTTCCCCACCAACGATTTCTCCCTGCTCAGGCACGCTGCGGCGTCATTTATCACAGATGTATACCACGGGTGCCACACTCAGAGACGGTTCCTACTAAACGAATTGTCAACAAATTTCCTACGATTGCCAACCAAAAAAACCGAGGCGAGAAACTACCGTACCCATAGAGGATTCAATATCCTGGTGTTCACCACTGTCGCCATCAAATTCTCCCAAGAAGAGGATGACGCAAACGTCCTTGCCGGAGAACTAATCCTGCGAGTAACCACAAACTTCGATACCACCGCCAAATCCTTGCTTGAATTGCTAGTCGAAGACTTGATCCAGCTTTTACGATTTTGTGAATGGGCTGCATCAGCCGCCTTGTTGTCTGGTCTTGCAAATGCCATGCTAACAACCAACACACCACAACTGGAAGTGTTTTTCTTAGAGCTTTTGGGGACAATCTGTGCTAATGTATACGACATAAAGAAACACATGGGCCCAACCATCTATCAGGAACTTTCAGACGAGTGCACACGGTACGGAACCGAAACCGACGTCGTCTACATGACAAAAATGTTTGGAAGTTCCAAAAAATCCTATATCGAGCTTTTACTACACGATTTGGATAAATTCTGCAACTCGTTCCTAACTTCGTTGTGCAAATGGTTAAACTCCCCCAAAATAAAACTCAAAACCAAAGCTGTCAAAGTGTTGAGTCTTTTATCAGACAAACAACCCAATTTACTAAACTCAAAGGTGTTGCAGCTGGCTTTATCGGCAAGACTATGTGACGACGCTACTCTGGTCAGAGACGCAGTTTATGAATTCATAGGCAAGTACATCAAGGCCCACCCGAAAGAAGCCGATAATTTCCACACCTCCCTATGCAATGCTTTATCGGATGAAGGGGTTTCTGTCAGGAAAAAGGCAATAAGACTAACCAAAGAAATCTATCCCATGTTCAGCAAAACCTCCCGCATATCAATAGCCGCAAAAATGTTGAAACGGTTAAACGACGAAGAAGAGAGTATACAAAAAGAAGCAGCATCTATGTTAGTCGGTTGTTGGATGACTCCATCCAACCAGGCCATTTCGGAAATGATCACTCTCGCAATGTCCCACCACAAAACCCAAGAAGCATTGCAGACCTTCCTTGATGGGTATGTCCTACAAGAAAACTCGGTGGATTTTCTCATTGACACGCTTCTAGATATGGTGGGGGACGATTCCTCCTCCAAAGAAGGGCCATTATTGCTTCTCTCAGTGTGCAGCACCAGCAAACCCCAATTGGTCGGCCAAGACCAACTCATTGCATTACAGCCATTCTTAACCGacagcaacaacatcaCCACAAAATCGTACCAGTATGGCCTAAGAATACTCAAATCCGTTTTGCCCCTCATCTCCTCATTGCGACCACAATTCATCGACCCCGTCCAGGAATTCTTGTTTGCCAAACTCACaaaaatgacaaaaaaGGAATTACATGAAGCAGTACCCAGTCTATGGCAACTATGCAAGATCAAACTGGATTTCACCAAATTGGTTAATGCAGTCATCTCAACCATGAAAATGATATGGAAATACAAACTGGAACCCGATGTCCGTCTCGCCAAACTTATCCAGCTCTTGGCGTGTTTGGTCAAGCATTGTGATTTAGAGCCATTCCACGATATGTTCCTAAAAGCAAACCTTGGCCTTAAAAAGAACGAGACGGTGGTGTCGTTGGCCGTCAAGTACATACTCACCTTTTGCGACAAATCTTCATCTGTCCGATCCAGTGCAGTCACTAACCTCCTCGTCGCATGCTCCAACTCCCCACGAATTTTAATGTCGCCACCGGTACTTACAGTCTTTGACCAGTCGCTCGACTCAACCCCAGAAACCATCAAAAGCCTCCTTCAGACCATGATCGACTTTATCCAGGAAAGAGATAAAGTCTCGGTTGCTGCTACAACGAGCTTGGAAGATATTGTCGATGACGCGTGTCCTGGTCTAGTCCAACGGTATATCGAAAGGATCTTGGCTCTAAGCCTTGCCGACAAGGGCCAGCTTGCATACTTACCATTCCAGTTTGTCCAGGTCGCATTAGACCTAGGTTTCGCCAACCCGAAAATTTgcatatcaacaataattgcATTGGAAGCATCGTTAGAAACCATTGTCCACTGCTCGGCAGTGGCCATGCACCAAAAGTTGTTTGACAAGCACGAGTCGCTAGTAGACTCCAACTACCACGAAAGCATACGCAAGGCATATGATGCAGGTCTCACCTCCCCTTCCTTCTTCAACTCCATCTACACAATAATATACCGCTCTAAAACTTCAAGAAATAAGTTTCTTATAGCATTGACAAAGGTGTTGACGCTTGGCAATGCCCGTTTCTTATTGTTTTGTGTCAACAGAATTGCCGCcaccaatttcaaattcaccGAAGATGTCTTGGTGGTATTGACTCACTTGCAGGACCAGATCCGTGTTGATGGGGCCGACCTCGACCAACCCCAGGCCATATCCATCTGTGCACTAATAGAGTTGTACCGCCATCTCACTACTGCCTACAAAATATCAGACGAACAAGTCGAAGCATACGCAACTGGCGCTTCAGATATCGATTCAAAACATCctataaaaacaaaaacacaCGACAGACTAGATCTAACATGGATAACCGAAAACCTCAACAACCCTTCTTGCTTGGCAGAATGTGTGGAGACTATCACCAAATTCACTTAG
- a CDS encoding chromatin modification-related protein, putative (Similar to S. cerevisiae VID21) yields the protein MSNTWKSRLTEISHITADPFLRDFQKLHTENPNQILSLLHDSDTFVEHTFKTTIIKSMEESMYRPLIPTTEMKRRQATHTEAPPRKVQKTTPYKPTAVKSLKTQDQINQERLTHYLNQPLEDLEVMTVPDHYPTSVPVVSSLPELYYLTQTLPSIKLLPKSHKVLMTENFESALAEGKIAVLYSRIEELKRQGKWSLRQPQKFYDPFKFIRKSKKKSAHWDYLLQEGKWMADDFRESSKYKKWCCVLIAEAVEEYWKKVAKTPPKPVVDVTNLKKIDNSIIRNLPVYTGLENDTTKDQPIATVSKLIYPSENDHWYKIVLKQHDHVNSPHTNEPGLFGPQAHRKYNILKPPKPPPPKNIEFRIPTIWLPEDDKRLIHYVAEFCFNWDLISEHISSTSSAVSLKKYESNIERRTPWQCFERYIQLNDKFQFSDMKGVYAYHAQQWLEQAHRAQSTTKRRISPLGVAPESIQRGNRKLRWASMFDAIRKSMKKREIVAAKLNHRKSTAELQASQNPTSPQSTTVPTPAELSRLKFERDKSLHENQINHQATRARMMQAVAPPQQPKRPTTPNGTPLTNEQIQQLLQMQKHRRMLQLQQQRANPAPPLPPPPQPQPQPPKIHFPPAQVSKVINDIQQQNPGLSKDQVTKLAAQYLASLSQGYRSPNNA from the coding sequence ATGTCCAACACCTGGAAGTCCCGCCTAACAGAGATTCTGCACATCACGGCAGACCCGTTCTTACGGGACTTTCAAAAACTCCACACAGAAAACCCCAACCAGATCCTATCCCTTCTCCATGACTCCGACACCTTTGTCGAACACACATTCAAAACAACCATCATCAAGTCCATGGAGGAGTCGATGTACCGCCCATTGATACCAACCACTGAAATGAAACGTCGCCAAGCAACCCACACCGAAGCTCCACCACGTAAAGTCCAAAAAACCACCCCCTACAAGCCCACTGCCGTCAAGTCCCTAAAAACCCAAGACCAAATCAACCAAGAAAGATTGACACACTACCTCAATCAGCCATTGGAAGACTTAGAAGTGATGACTGTCCCTGATCACTACCCAACCAGCGTACCTGTTGTGTCATCCTTGCCCGAACTATACTACCTAACCCAAACCCTTCCACTGATAAAACTACTCCCCAAATCCCACAAGGTACTCATGACAGAAAACTTTGAGCTGGCATTGGCAGAAGGGAAAATAGCCGTGCTCTACTCCCGCATCGAAGAACTAAAACGTCAGGGCAAGTGGTCGTTGCGACAACCCCAAAAATTCTACGACCCATTCAAGTTTATCCgcaaatcaaaaaagaaatcgGCTCATTGGGACTACTTGCTCCAGGAAGGGAAATGGATGGCCGACGATTTTAGAGAGTCCCTGAAGTATAAGAAATGGTGTTGTGTGTTGATCGCAGAAGCGGTAGAAGAGTACTGGAAGAAAGTAGCTAAAACCCCACCCAAACCTGTCGTCGACGTAACAAACTTAAAAAAGATTGACAATTCCATCATTCGCAACTTGCCAGTATACACCGGCCTAGAGAACGACACTACAAAAGACCAACCAATCGCAACAGTTTCCAAACTCATCTACCCGTCCGAAAACGACCACTGGTACAAGATCGTCCTAAAACAACATGACCACGTCAACTCCCCACACACCAACGAACCAGGGTTGTTTGGTCCCCAGGCCCACCGCAAATACAATATCCTCAAACCACcaaaaccaccaccaccaaaaaacATCGAGTTCCGAATCCCAACAATCTGGCTCCCTGAAGACGACAAGCGCTTAATCCATTATGTTGCCGAATTCTGTTTCAACTGGGACCTCATATCTGAACATATCCTGTCGACGTCTTCTGCTGTCAGCCTAAAAAAATACGAGTCCAACATCGAGCGGCGTACCCCATGGCAGTGTTTTGAACGCTATATCCAGTTAAATGACAAGTTCCAATTTTCCGACATGAAGGGCGTATATGCCTACCACGCGCAACAATGGCTAGAACAGGCCCATAGAGCTCAACTGACAACTAAACGCAGAATCTCACCATTGGGCGTGGCCCCGGAGTCGATTCAAAGAGGTAATAGAAAATTGCGCTGGGCATCCATGTTTGATGCAATACGAAAGTCTATGAAGAAACGAGAAATCGTCGCCGCAAAGCTAAACCACCGCAAATCAACTGCAGAACTACAAGCCAGCCAAAACCCAACCTCCCCTCAATCCACAACCGTGCCTACCCCAGCAGAACTATCACGACTAAAATTCGAAAGAGACAAATCGCTACACGAAAACCAGATCAACCACCAAGCCACAAGAGCACGCATGATGCAGGCAGTTGCACCCccacaacaaccaaaaagaCCTACAACGCCAAACGGAACCCCTCTAACCAACGAACAAATCCAACAGTTGCTCCAAATGCAAAAACACCGAAGAATGTTGCAGCTCCAACAACAGAGGGCAAACCCCGCGCCACCTCTACCACCtccaccacaaccacaaccacaaccaccaaaaaTACACTTCCCTCCTGCCCAAGTATCCAAAGTCATTAACGATATCCAGCAACAAAATCCAGGATTATCGAAAGACCAAGTGACAAAACTTGCCGCCCAGTACCTTGCAAGCCTTCTGCAAGGGTATAGATCACCAAATAACGCGTAG
- a CDS encoding non-LTR retrotransposon zorro 3 orf1-related protein (Similar to C. albicans FGR13;~transposable element), which produces MYECATSEQVVNTIYFTLSQARDFFQDKLAELPDSFMDEIANYEKDPQLYIQEHESIPKWSDDYTLDNFYESRAMSEMYHACTYFEGDSDHRLYLEAFDLTYIKKAEFEHLKQLLIGEIERLNFVIGDNSFQIQVDDKVEHMYVASFRLPSISLRSCVQYFREFLDPKDEIVHARIPVFSHEVMSMNPGYVNAYFILKLKGDKVPPKRKVILQRNYSVRILTNLSHCVYCHSKSHTRLQCPETGECNICGKLGHRAMNCESRKRRSPEAVPMNGPVKILTKPSVETSQKVSGDGQSKEHNISAPSSFADTIFDSDGKEIFHIDPNKSWAFHISQLRLKKTVPSNYFVAPSEPVARKRYKDGSILVDIVAIVGHRNVGRGFRLAARHAPTTTHPDGEIVEYNASALSRTVPGFG; this is translated from the coding sequence ATGTATGAATGTGCTACTTCAGAGCAAGTCGTTAACACAATTTATTTCACCTTAAGTCAGGCCAGAGATTTTTTCCAAGACAAGTTAGCGGAGTTACCTGACTCCTTTATGGATGAAATCGCTAACTATGAAAAAGATCCTCAGCTTTATATTCAGGAACATGAACTGATTCCAAAATGGTCAGATGACTATACCCTTGATAACTTTTACGAGTCTCGGGCTATGTCCGAGATGTATCATGCTTGCACCTACTTTGAAGGTGATAGTGATCATAGGCTTTATCTTGAAGCTTTTGATCTTACATACATTAAGAAAGCGGAATTTGAACACTTGAAACAGCTACTTATTGGCGAAATAGAACGATTAAACTTTGTCATTGGGGATAAcagttttcaaattcaagtCGACGATAAGGTCGAGCACATGTATGTCGCCTCGTTTAGACTCCCATCCATCTCATTGCGGAGTTGTGTACAATATTTCCGAGAATTTCTCGATCCAaaagatgaaattgttcATGCAAGGATTCCGGTTTTCTCTCATGAAGTTATGAGTATGAATCCAGGCTATGTTAATGCATATTTTATTCTTAAATTAAAAGGGGATAAAGTTCCTCCGAAGCGAAAAGTGATTTTACAACGAAATTATTCGGTGAGAATTCTCACGAATCTTTCCCATTGTGTTTATTGTCACTCCAAATCTCACACTCGTTTACAATGTCCTGAGACAGGAGAGTGTAATATATGTGGGAAACTTGGTCACCGTGCTATGAACTGTGAAAGCCGGAAAAGGCGTAGCCCAGAGGCCGTTCCGATGAATGGACCAGTTAAGATTTTAACTAAACCATCGGTCGAAACCTCCCAGAAAGTTTCGGGTGATGGTCAATCAAAGGAACATAACATTAGCGCCCCTCTGAGTTTCGCTGATACTATTTTTGACTCAGATGGAAAGGAAATATTTCATATAGATCCTAATAAATCTTGGGCTTTTCACATTTCACAACTCAGGTTAAAGAAAACGGTCCCCTCTAATTATTTTGTGGCCCCCTCCGAACCAGTTGCTCGGAAACGTTACAAAGATGGGTCTATTCTTGTCGATATTGTTGCTATCGTGGGTCATCGCAATGTTGGTCGTGGATTTAGATTAGCTGCTCGCCATGCTCCCACAACAACTCATCCTGACGGCGAAATTGTGGAGTATAATGCATCAGCGTTGCTGAGAACCGTCCCCGGATTTGGTTAA